A genomic stretch from Arachis stenosperma cultivar V10309 chromosome 3, arast.V10309.gnm1.PFL2, whole genome shotgun sequence includes:
- the LOC130966072 gene encoding uncharacterized protein LOC130966072 codes for MLFSIVQGQKDLQNSLTFSITGLTSTSSHIPNGTTIYPNNQPSSSNALPSQPLPNPKGDAITLRSENTLPERSPEEPSSRENIHVEDIVEVEDVEEEDEVQDAIEEEVVQPRNGVPKEHDVVRESIPNPFSYLARRTKKQVELDSKMVEIFKKVEVTIPLFDAIRQVPKYEDLCMNKDKIHDLETIPLGSSISALMGAITEKCGDPGPCMVTYKSIISVVGITEDFLVSIKGLTFPIDFYILEMPSNDPGRPSSILLGRPFLKTSRFKLDAFSGTYSIEIDGRAVSFNLDEAMKHPPEDHSIFQCDIIDETVAEVHQEAVEELNMEQGASVGKPSAHNEDTLPPPIAPNDQVLSHELKMELKPLPPQLKYAYLKDNKKIPVIIARELTSQQEEQLLSVLRRHKKAIG; via the exons ATGCTTTTCTCTATTGTGCAAGGACAAAAAGACCTTCAAAATTCACTTACCTTTAGCATTACCGGTCTTACCTCTACAAGCTCTCATATCCCAAATGGAACCACCATCTACCCCAACAATCAACCTTCAAGCTCTAATGCACTTCCCTCTCAACCTTTACCCAACCCCAAGGGTGATGCCATCACTTTGAGATCTGAAAATACATTGCCAGAGAGGAGTCCAGAGGAGCCAAGCTCAAGAGAAAATATTCATGTTGAAGACATTGTTGAGgtagaagatgttgaagaagaGGATGAGGTACAAGATGCGATTGAGGAAGAAGTTGTGCAACCAAGGAATGGAGTGCCTAAGGAACATGATGTTGTGAGAGAATCCATTCCCAACCCTTTTTCATATCTTGCTAGGAGGACAAAGAAGCAAGTGGAGCTAGACTCCAAGATGGTAGAGATCTttaaaaaggttgaggtaactattCCCCTTTTTGATGCTATTCGCCAGGTACCGAAGTATGAAGATTTGTGCATGAATAAGGATAAAATACATGatttagaaactattcctttaggtagctCTATTTCTGCTTTAATGGGTGCTATAACGGAGAAATGTGGTGATCCCGGTCCTTGCATGGTTACTT ATAAGAGCATAATCTCGGTGGTTGGCATTACTGAAGACTTCTTGGTGAGCATTAAGGGGTTGACATTCCCTATAGACTTCTATATTTTAGAGATGCCTTCTAATGACCCAGGAAGACCTTCATCCATCTTGCTTGGAAGGCCATTTTTGAAGACTTCGCGGTTCAAATTGGATGCCTTCTCGGGTACATACTCAATTGAGATAGATGGAAGAGCAGTGAGCTTCAACCTAGATGAAGCTATGAAGCATCCACCGGAAGATCACTCCATCTTCCAGTGTGACATTATTGATGAGACTGTGGCTGAGGTTCACCAAGAGGCGGTAGAAGAGCTGAACATGGAGCAAGGTGCAAGTGTGGGGAAGCCCTCTGCGCATAATGAAGACACCTTACCACCTCCAATAGCTCCAAACGATCAAGTGCTAAGCCATGAGCTGAAAATGGAGTTGAAGCCCCTTCCACCCCAGCTCAAGTATGCTTATCTTAAGGATAATAAGAAGATCCCAGTTATAATAGCAAGGGAACTTACTTCCCAACAAGAGGAGCAGCTGCTTAGTGTGCTTAGAAGACACAAGAAGGCTATTGGGTAG
- the LOC130966073 gene encoding uncharacterized protein LOC130966073: MCDASDYAVGAALAQREGKDPYIFAYAFKTLDGAHLQAISEVVPWYGPIANYLVSRTFPPNFTKHQKDKLKSESKYYIWDDPYLWRCGADQIIRRDAIAFCEYCPPCQRFGNISKMDEMLQHTDDANVIVSFVRNNITCRFGSPQAIVSDQGTHFCNRRMTVLLKKHGIIHKVVTAYHPQINGQAEVSNREIKRILEKIFKPHRRDWSTRLANALWAYRTAYKTPIGMSPFHLVYGKACHLSVKVEHKAFWAVRECSLGLGEAGAERKLQLQELENLRLEAYENSRLYKEMVKAVHHKNIKRREFRAGNLVLLYNSRLRLMPGKLRSRWKCPYRVEKAEPYGVFHLSHPLNPTFFKVNGHRLKLYHDEKKKNNKDLEIFLLADPATDED; this comes from the exons ATGTGTGACGCATCCGACTATGCGGTAGGAGCGGCGCTGGCTCAGCGCGAAGGTAAGGACCCTTATATATTTGCTTATGCTTTTAAGACTTTAGATGGTGCTCA CTTGCAAGCAATATCTGAGGTGGTTCCTTGGTATGGACCTATAGCTAATTATTTGGTTAGTCGTACCTTTCCTCCTAATTTTACTAAGCACCAAAAGGACAAGCTTAAAAGCGAGTCCAAGTATTacatatgggatgacccatatttgtggagatgtGGTGCTGACCAAATAATAAGAAG GGATGCTATTGCTTTCTGTGAATATTGCCCCCCATGTCAAAGATTTGGGAATATATCCAAGATGGATGAGATGCTTCAAcatactgatgatgctaacgtTATTGTCTCTTTTGTTCGAAATAATATTACTTGTCGCTTTGGATCCCCACAAGCAATCGTGAGTGATCAAGGCactcatttttgtaacaggagaatGACAGTTCTATTAAAGAAACATGGCATTATTCACAAGGTGGTGACGGCTTACCATCCCCAAatcaatgggcaagccgaggtgtctaacagagagataaaaCGCATATTGGAGAAGATTTTCAAACCTCATAGAAGAGACTGGAGTACTAGACTTGCAAACGCGCTTTGGGCTTATCGGACAGCTTACAAGACACCAATTGGAATGAGTCCATTCCACCTAGTCTATGGGAAGGCTTGTCACCTTTCGGTTAAGGTGGAACACAAAGCTTTCTGGGCGGTGAGAGAATGCAGCCTAGGATTGGGGGAAGCCGGGGCCGAAAGGAAGCTACAACTACAGGAATTGGAGAACCTTCGGCTGGAAGCGTATGAGAACTCAAGGCTCTACAAAGAAATGGTGAAGGCTGTGCATCACAAGAACATCAAGAGAAGAGAGTTTAGAGCTGGAAATTTAGTCCTCCTCTATAACTCAAGGTTGAgactcatgccaggcaagttgagatcaAGGTGGAAATGCCCCTATAGAGTGGAAAAGGCTGAGCCATATGGAGTCTTCCACCTGAGTCACCCTTTAAACCCCACTTTCTTCAAGGTCAATGGCCACCGCTTGAAGCTATATCAtgatgagaagaagaagaacaacaagGATCtggagatcttcctcttggcgGATCCAGCAACAGATGAAGACTGA